CTGTGGGAAAGCCGTTTCGGTGCCGTGCTCGCCATGCCGGCGCGTGGGCTTCCCTGGACGACCGACACCGCCTGGGCGATCACCGATCCGGAACGCAGCGACAGCCGCCTGGTGGCGCAATGGCTGCGCCTCAGCCAGGCCGGCAGCGTCGCCGAGGCGCAGGCCGCGCTGGTCGCCACCCGCGGCACGCCCTGGATCAACACGCTGATGGCCGATGCCGCGGGTGTCGCCGGCTATGCCGACCTCACCGGCGTGCCGCCGGTGACGGATGCACTTGCCCAAGCCTGCGCCCCCTCGGCCCGGGCGGCGGCGATCGCGGCCGCCGCCCGCATCACCATCCTGGCCGGCGACCGTGCCGCCTGCGCGGTGCCGGGGCTGATGCCGGCCGATCGGATGCCGGTCCGCAACAGCCACAGGTTGTTCATGAACGCAAATGACTCCTATTGGTTGTCGGATCCCGAGGCGCCGCTCACCGGCCTGCCGGCGATTCTGGGCCCGACCGGCGTGCCGCAGCGCCTGCGCACCCGGATGAGCGCCCGCCAGCTCGGCGAACTCACCGGCCGCCCCGGCCCGGCGATTGCGCCCTCGGACCTTGAGGCCATGCTGTTCTCGGAACGCAATCTGGCGGCCGATCTGGCGCTCGATGCCGTGCTCACCAGCTGTGCCGGCCAGCCCGACCTGGCCGAGGCCTGTGCGGTCCTTGCCCGCTGGGACCGGACCAGCGCGCCGGAGGCCCGGGGCGCCGGTCTGTTCCGTCAGCTCTGGCGCCGCCTTGGGGCGGATCCGGGGCGGAATGGCGGTTTCTGGTCGGTTCCCTTCGATCCCGCCCGGCCCTTCGACACCCCGCGCGCGCCGGATGCGCATGACAGGGCGACCGCGGATCTGCTGCGCGGCGCGCTGCGCCAGGCCGTGGCCGATCTCCGGGCCGCCGGCCTCGCCCTCGATGCGCCGCTCGGCGCCTTTCAGCAGCGTCTCGGCATTGCGCTCCGCGGCGGCGACGATGCCGAAGGCATGCTCGACAATCTGGGTCTGGGCCCGCTCGGCCCCGGCGGGTTCGACACCACGTCCCCCTATGGCACCAGCTGGGTGCAGCTGGTCCGCTGGCGCCGCCTGGCCGACGGCAGCACCGAACCGGTCGCCCGCGGCCTGCTGACCTATGGCCAGTCCGCCGACCCTGCCTCCCCCCTCCACACCGACCAGACCCGGCTTTATGCGGCGGGCGAACTGGTCGATCTGCCCTTCACCGCGGCCGCGATCGCCGCAGATCCGGGTCTGACGCAGCAGGTGCTGGATCTGCCCGACTGACCGCTGGTCTAAAAAAAACGTCATCTGCCCTGAAAAAGTCACCCGGCCGACCGTCCTATCCGGGACTGCGAGTGCCAACCAGTCGCAACACGAATGGGCACCCGCAACGGGACACGGGAAGATTGACAAAAAAATGCAGAAGACGGGAGCCGGTTGGACCATGACTGGTCGGAACAGGACAGAGGCACGCGCGCAGACGGCGCGCCGGCGGCGGGCCGAGATCGTGGCGGATGTCGCCCTTGCGGTCGGCATGGCCGGCATGGTGCTGGCCCAGGCCCCGGCGGCGCGCGCGGCCGGGGCCGACGGCGTGCAGCTGGCGCAGGCCGGGCAGGGCTACGACATCCCCGCCCAGTCGCTGACCGGCGCCATCACCAGCTTCGGCCGCCAGTCGGGCCTTCAGGTCACGCTGGATGCCGCCGTCGCGGGCGATCTGCGCTCGCCGGGCGTGCGCGGCAGCTACACGCCCGAAGAGGCGCTGCGCCGCCTGCTCCAGGGCACGGGCGTCACCTATCGCTTTGTCGATGCGCGGACGGTGACGCTGACGCCGGTGGACGGGCAGGGCGCCGCGGTTCTGGATCCGCTGGAAGTGGATGCCAACCGCCAGGTCGAAAGCCCCTTCCGGCCGATCGCCGGCTATGTCGCCACCCGCAACGTCACCGGCAGCAAGTCCGACGTGCCGCTGATCGAAACGCCCCAGACGATTTCGATCGTGGTGCGCGACCAGATCGATGCCCAGGCGGCCCAGACGGTGCCGCAGTCGCTGCGCTACACCTCGGGCATGATGACCGACCGCAACGGCCTGGACGAGCGCGCCGACTTTCTCTATGCCCGCGGTTTCAAGGTCGACAGCTATCTGAACGGCACCCGCTTCCTGGGCGGCACCTGGGCCACCGCCCAGATCGACGCCTATTCGCTGGAACGGATCGAGGTGTTGAAGGGGCCGTCCTCGGTGCTCTACGGCCAGGCCTCGCCCGGCGGCATCGCCAACGGCATCAGCAAGCAGCCGCTCGAAGATCCGGCCGGCGAGGTCCGCCTCCAGTACGGCGAATACAACCGGATGCAGGCCGCCTTCGACCTGACCGGCCCGCTCACCCAGGACAAGGACGTTCTGTTCCGCATCACCGGGCTTGGCCGCAGCGCCGACACCCAGATGGAGCAGACCAAGGAAGAGCGCTACTGGATCAATCCGGCGATCACCTTCCGCCCCAGCGAGGACACCACCCTCACCCTGCTCGGCAGCTATCAGACCGATCCGGCGCTGGGCGGTTATCAGCGCCTGCCGGCCTATGGCACGGTTCTGTTCAATCCGTCGGGCGAGATCCCGACCGATCTCTTCGTCGGCGACCCCACTTTCGACAAGCAGGAGCGCAAGCAGTACTCGCTGAGTTCGCTGTTCGAGCACCGCTTCGACGACACCTTCACCTTCCGACAGAACGCCCGCTTCATGCGGATTGATACCGATTTCGGCTATCTCTACACCGGCAACATCATGTCGCCGACCAGCAGCCTGATCCGGCGCAGCGGCGTGATCGCCGACGAGACCAATGACGGCATCACCGTCGACAACCAGATGCAGGCGAAGTTTGCGACCGGCGACGTCACCCATACGGCGCTGGTCGGCCTGGACTATCAGAACAACCGCAATGACAGTGTCGTCGACTACCTGCTGGCGAATCCGATCGACTATGCCAACCCGAGCTATGGCAATCCGGGGATCGATTTCGACAATCCCTTCTTCCAGCAGAGTTCGTCGCAGCGCTTCGAGCAGACCGGTGTCTATGTCCAGGACCAGATGTCCTATGGCAACTGGCATCTCTCGCTCGGCGGCCGTCACGACTGGCTGGACATCGACACCACCGACCGTCTGTCGAACACCGACAGCAGCCTGACCGAGAAGAAGTTCACCGGCAAGGTCGGCCTGCTCTACCACTTCACCGATATCGGCCTCGCCCCCTATGCCAGCTATTCCGAGGCCTTCGAGCCGATCGCCGGCACCACCACCGACGGCAGGGCGTTCGAGCCGCTGACCTCGCAGCAATACGAGGTGGGCGTGAAATATCAGCCCAAGGGCTGGAACACGCTCTTCACCCTGTCGCTCTACGACATCACCCAGCAGAACGTGGCGACCACCACCACCCGCGAGATCAATGGCGGCACGGTGAACTTCACCGACCAGAGTGGTGAAGTCTCGTCCCAGGGCATCGACTTCGAGATCCGGGCGAGCCCCTTCGACAACTTCAACGTCATCGCCTCTTACGCCTATGTCGATGCCGAGGTCACCAAGGCCGGCAACATCACCGGCACCGAGGGCAAGACCCCGGTCTATGTGCCCGAGCATTCGGGCTCGCTCTGGGCCGATTATCGGTTCCTCGACGGCTATGTCGCGGGCCTCGGCCTCGGGGCCGGCATCCGGGTCAACGGCAAGACCTGGGCCGATGCCATGAACACCGTCGAAGTGCCGGGCTATGCCGTCTACGACGCGGCCGTCAGCTACGACCTCAGCTATCTGAACCCGGATCTGGCCGGCGCGAAGTTCCAGATCAACGCCACCAACCTCACCGACAAGATCTACGTCGCCGACTGCCAGAACCTCACCAACTGCTATTACGGCGCACGCCGGAAGGTCTATGCCACGCTCAGCTACCAGTGGTAATCAGCATCCGCAGAATGCGGCAACCGGCGGTGGTGGGGTTGACCTGCCGCCGTCGGCCGTCGCCTGGACGGGGGCGGTGCCAATGGACCCGGTAATTGAGGGCGCCTTTCAGGCCCGCGGGCTCGGCTTTGCGGTGGGCCGCCGGCAGCTGCTGGCCGATGTCGATCTCGGCATCACCAAGGGGCGGGTGCTGGGGCTGATCGGCCATAACGGCTCGGGCAAGAGCACACTCATGAAGCTGCTCGCCCGCCAGACCGTGCCGACCGCGGGGCAGGTCACGCTCGACGGCCGGCCGCTTTCCGCCTGGGGCGACCGTGCTTTCGGCCGCAAGGTCGCCTATCTGCCCCAGACCCCGCCGGCGGCCGCGGGCATGACGGTGCGCGAACTGGTCCGGCTCGGCCGCTATCCCTGGCACGGCGCGCTCGGCCGCTTCAGCCGCCGCGATGCCGAGCGGGTCGATGCGGCGATGGAGGCCACCGACACCACCCGCTATGCCGACCGCATGGTCGACAGCCTGTCGGGCGGCGAGCGTCAGCGGGTCTGGATCGCGATGCTGGTCGCCCAGGACGCCGATTTCATGCTGCTCGACGAGCCGATCTCCGCCCTCGACGTCGCCCATCAGATCGAGGTGCTGGACCTCGTCCACCGCCTTGCCCGCAACGGTGGTACCGGCGGAACAGGGCAGGGGCCGGGCGTCGTCGTCATCCTCCACGACGTCAACATGGCCGCCCGCTTCTGCGACGACATCCTGGCGCTCAAATCCGGCCGCGTCCTGCTCCGCGGCGGCCCCGCCGACCTGATGACCGAAGACGCCCTCGCCCGCATCTACGGCGTCCGCATGGGCATCCTGCCCCACCCCACCGGCGGCCGGCCGGTGGGCTTCGTGTATTGACGGGGATGAAAACGGTGCACCGCCCACCCGACACGACCCGCCCCCGCACCGGCACCCCGCCGCGGTCACACACCGGCCCCGCCACCCCGCCGCCGTCACACACCGGCCCCGCCACCCTGCCGCCGTCACACACCGGCCCCGCCACCCTGCCGCCGTCACACACCGGCCCCGCCACCCTGCCGCCGTCACACACCGGCCCCGCCACCCTGCCGCCGTCACACACCGGCCTCACCACCGTCGTTCCCACACCCACCACCGTCATCCCCGCGAAGGCGGGGATCCACCTTCTTCCCCTCCGCCCGACGACCGCCGCCCACCCTGGCCCCGCCACCCCACCCACGACCACCGCAAAGGTGGATCCCCGCCTCCGCGGGGATGACGGGAGAGGGGGCGGAGAGCGGGGCGGGGCCGTCATGCCGTCCATGACCGCCACGGCAGGCCGCACGACGACCGTGGCCCACCCGGGCACCGACCTCCCTGGCCCCGCCACCCCGCCGCGGTCACACACCGGCCTCACCGCCGCCACCCCGCCGCGGTCGCACACCGGCCTCACCACCGCCACCCCGCCGCGGTCACACACCGGCCTCACCGCCGCCACCCCGCCGCCGTCACACACCGGCCTCACCACCGTCGTTCCCACACCCACCACCGTCATCCCCGCGAAGGCGGGGATCCACCTTCTTCCCCTCCGCCCGACGGCCGTGGCCTACCCTGGCGCCGCCACCCCACCCACGACCACCGCAAAGGTGGATCCCCGCCTCCGCGGGGATGACGGGAGAGGGGGCGGAGAGCGGGGCGGGGCCGTCATGCCGTCCATGACCGCCGCGGCAGGCCGCCCGCCTGCCGCCGGCCTCCCCGAAAAGATGTGCGGCCGGCCATGACCATCACCCGCCGTCATCTCATCGCCGGGCTGGTCTCGGCACCGTTTCTACCGGGGGTAGCCCGGGCGGCGGCGCGTGCGGTCGATCGGCCGCGGCGGATCGTGGCGCTCGACTGGTCGTCGGCCGAGACGTTGATCATGCTCGGCCGGCCGCCGGTGGGCATCGTGCGGGTGCCCGATTATCGGGCCTGGGTGGTGGAGCCGCCCCTGCCCGACGGTATCGCCGATGTCGGCATGCGGCTGGAGCCCAATCTGGAGGTCGTCCAGGCGCTCGCCCCCGATCTGATCCTGATCGCGCCGGGCCTTGAAGCCGTGCGCGCGCGGCTGGAGAGCATCGCCCCCACGCTGCGCCTGCAGGTCTTCACCCCCGGCCGCCCGGCCTTTCCGGCCGCCATCGCCGAAACCCGCCGTCTGGGGCAGCTGCTGGGGCTGGAAGATGCCACCGAGGCCGCGCTCGCCGCGGCCGGGGCGCGCATGGGCCGGGCGCGCGCGCGGCTCGGCCGGTATGACGGCCGTCCGCTCTATGTCGTCAATGTGCTCGACGATCGCCATGTCCGCGTGCTGGGCCGGACCGGTCTCTGGCAGGCGGCCCTCGACCGGCTGGGCCTTGTGAATGCCTGGACCGGCGACAGCGGCCCCTGGGGCATGGCGACCGTCGGGCTGGAGCGGCTGACCGCCGACCCGCAAGCCCGCCTCGTCCATGTCGCCCCCGGCCCCGCGGGCTTCGAAGCCCGCCTCAGAACCAGCCCCCTCTGGCGCCATCTGGACATG
The sequence above is drawn from the Tistrella mobilis genome and encodes:
- a CDS encoding penicillin acylase family protein; translation: MPFSPLRHLAAALCLTLLPATIHAREVVITTTAHGIPHILAPDLEAAGYGAGYAYAAAGNACLLADALVTVRGERSLVFGPEAQVNLVAGRVSNLVSDSFFRAYLDDARLTIADPDADALIRGYAAGYNHFLADTDPQALPEACRGAAWVTPATPADLRRLLGERAIQAGGGRFVEAIATASPPGPHPAPQAATDPLAPPPTLASNGYALGGDLTADGGGLLLGNPHFPWEGGLRFFALHVTVPGVIDVMGATLAPIPLPAIGFNARFAWTHTVSTSQRFVLHELRLVPGDPTAYLVDGVAEPMVPRDIAIPVRGTDGRVTTVTRRLWESRFGAVLAMPARGLPWTTDTAWAITDPERSDSRLVAQWLRLSQAGSVAEAQAALVATRGTPWINTLMADAAGVAGYADLTGVPPVTDALAQACAPSARAAAIAAAARITILAGDRAACAVPGLMPADRMPVRNSHRLFMNANDSYWLSDPEAPLTGLPAILGPTGVPQRLRTRMSARQLGELTGRPGPAIAPSDLEAMLFSERNLAADLALDAVLTSCAGQPDLAEACAVLARWDRTSAPEARGAGLFRQLWRRLGADPGRNGGFWSVPFDPARPFDTPRAPDAHDRATADLLRGALRQAVADLRAAGLALDAPLGAFQQRLGIALRGGDDAEGMLDNLGLGPLGPGGFDTTSPYGTSWVQLVRWRRLADGSTEPVARGLLTYGQSADPASPLHTDQTRLYAAGELVDLPFTAAAIAADPGLTQQVLDLPD
- a CDS encoding TonB-dependent siderophore receptor, with the translated sequence MTGRNRTEARAQTARRRRAEIVADVALAVGMAGMVLAQAPAARAAGADGVQLAQAGQGYDIPAQSLTGAITSFGRQSGLQVTLDAAVAGDLRSPGVRGSYTPEEALRRLLQGTGVTYRFVDARTVTLTPVDGQGAAVLDPLEVDANRQVESPFRPIAGYVATRNVTGSKSDVPLIETPQTISIVVRDQIDAQAAQTVPQSLRYTSGMMTDRNGLDERADFLYARGFKVDSYLNGTRFLGGTWATAQIDAYSLERIEVLKGPSSVLYGQASPGGIANGISKQPLEDPAGEVRLQYGEYNRMQAAFDLTGPLTQDKDVLFRITGLGRSADTQMEQTKEERYWINPAITFRPSEDTTLTLLGSYQTDPALGGYQRLPAYGTVLFNPSGEIPTDLFVGDPTFDKQERKQYSLSSLFEHRFDDTFTFRQNARFMRIDTDFGYLYTGNIMSPTSSLIRRSGVIADETNDGITVDNQMQAKFATGDVTHTALVGLDYQNNRNDSVVDYLLANPIDYANPSYGNPGIDFDNPFFQQSSSQRFEQTGVYVQDQMSYGNWHLSLGGRHDWLDIDTTDRLSNTDSSLTEKKFTGKVGLLYHFTDIGLAPYASYSEAFEPIAGTTTDGRAFEPLTSQQYEVGVKYQPKGWNTLFTLSLYDITQQNVATTTTREINGGTVNFTDQSGEVSSQGIDFEIRASPFDNFNVIASYAYVDAEVTKAGNITGTEGKTPVYVPEHSGSLWADYRFLDGYVAGLGLGAGIRVNGKTWADAMNTVEVPGYAVYDAAVSYDLSYLNPDLAGAKFQINATNLTDKIYVADCQNLTNCYYGARRKVYATLSYQW
- a CDS encoding ATP-binding cassette domain-containing protein codes for the protein MDPVIEGAFQARGLGFAVGRRQLLADVDLGITKGRVLGLIGHNGSGKSTLMKLLARQTVPTAGQVTLDGRPLSAWGDRAFGRKVAYLPQTPPAAAGMTVRELVRLGRYPWHGALGRFSRRDAERVDAAMEATDTTRYADRMVDSLSGGERQRVWIAMLVAQDADFMLLDEPISALDVAHQIEVLDLVHRLARNGGTGGTGQGPGVVVILHDVNMAARFCDDILALKSGRVLLRGGPADLMTEDALARIYGVRMGILPHPTGGRPVGFVY
- a CDS encoding ABC transporter substrate-binding protein, with the protein product MTITRRHLIAGLVSAPFLPGVARAAARAVDRPRRIVALDWSSAETLIMLGRPPVGIVRVPDYRAWVVEPPLPDGIADVGMRLEPNLEVVQALAPDLILIAPGLEAVRARLESIAPTLRLQVFTPGRPAFPAAIAETRRLGQLLGLEDATEAALAAAGARMGRARARLGRYDGRPLYVVNVLDDRHVRVLGRTGLWQAALDRLGLVNAWTGDSGPWGMATVGLERLTADPQARLVHVAPGPAGFEARLRTSPLWRHLDMIRAGRVVGLPAVFPFGAVPCTLRFADCLSQALAVEAGS